A window from Cryptomeria japonica chromosome 1, Sugi_1.0, whole genome shotgun sequence encodes these proteins:
- the LOC131028318 gene encoding E3 ubiquitin-protein ligase RING1-like: MSTNNTQVDSVALLQRLRDISDVLRDSILIARSLLSSTGADGIVPLDYIQNHEDNSINDLLPEFVEIENQIIGLSDNDCSREPINTVYNSFSDLSELIGRMILGSHEFSKVELPDDREDVQTLTQIIISANHVNGNCSICTEPFQLGEDARQMPCHESHIFHTHCLLRWLESRYHGPNGPAKCLYCAPPALIARAPPTSTSPTTTAAWLPPPMLPTLSLYCFSTRAPPKYLPRATSAWPYN, from the exons ATGAGTACCAACAACACACAAGTAGATAGCGTTGCTCTTCTCCAGCGACTAAGGGACATTAGCGACGTTCTTCGAGACAGTATTTTGATAGCACGAAGTTTATTATCCTCCACCGGTGCTGATGGCATCGTTCCACTCGATTACATTCAGAACCATGAAGACAACTCCATAAACGATTTACTACCAGAATTTGTTGAaatagaaaatcagattattggctTATCGGACAACGATTGTTCCCGTGAGCCCATTAACACAGTTTACAACAGTTTCAGTGATTTATCTGAACTGATTGGCCGCATGATTCTAGGATCTCATGAGTTCTCCAAAGTTGAGTTGCCAGATGATAGAGAGGATGTGCAGACGCTAACTCAAATTATAATTTCTGCCAATCATGTTAATGGAAACTGCTCGATTTGCACCGAGCCTTTTCAACTGGGGGAAGATGCCCGACAGATGCCTTGTCATGAATCCCACATATTCCATACTCACTGCCTTCTTCGATGGCTCGAAAGCA GGTACCATGGGCCAAATGGCCCTGCAAAATGCTTGTACTGCGCACCGCCAGCACTGATAGCACGGGCCCCGCCAACCTCCACCTCGCCCACCACCACTGCTGCCTGGCTGCCGCCCCCTATGTTGCCTACTCTGTCTCTCTACTGCTTCTCCACTAGGGCACCGCCAAAGTACCTCCCTCGGGCCACCTCTGCCTGGCCCTACAACTAG
- the LOC131028309 gene encoding E3 ubiquitin-protein ligase RDUF2-like has product MATKDACADSTALLDHLNQISHRLHNIFSTVRNLQRPLPDLQQVHNFSIIPLLQEFHLLVCESSGLPDCDSFHEQIDTVYSSFRDLTQLIRRLVEEARECMVRGSPADKEAVEALLKLTIAVNFVNEESHCSICTEAFQLGEDALQMPCHQAHIFHSRCLLPWLERRNTCPICRAPLVTPQISGSVSGFPVASEDC; this is encoded by the coding sequence ATGGCTACCAAAGATGCCTGCGCAGATAGCACAGCTCTACTTGACCATCTCAATCAAATTAGTCACCGTCTTCATAACATATTTTCGACGGTACGAAATTTACAGCGTCCACTTCCTGACCTTCAGCAAGTTCATAATTTCTCAATAATTCCTCTCCTACAAGAATTCCACCTCTTAGTATGTGAATCTAGTGGGTTACCAGACTGTGATTCTTTTCACGAGCAAATCGACACAGTTTATAGTAGTTTCAGAGATTTGACTCAACTTATTCGGCGATTAGTTGAAGAAGCTCGAGAGTGCATGGTACGTGGGTCACCAGCAGATAAAGAAGCGGTGGAGGCACTACTTAAACTAACAATTGCAGTTAATTTTGTTAATGAAGAGTCTCATTGTTCTATCTGCACCGAGGCTTTTCAATTGGGGGAAGATGCACTACAGATGCCTTGCCATCAAGCCCACATATTTCATTCTCGCTGTCTTCTTCCATGGCTGGAAAGACGTAATACTTGTCCCATCTGTAGAGCGCCTTTAGTTACACCACAAATTTCAGGTTCAGTTTCAGGTTTTCCTGTTGCAAGTGAAGATTGTTAG